In Pirellulaceae bacterium, the sequence TTGAATCCCGACGGAAATCGAGTTGAGATGTTCGACCGACGTGCGGAGGCGATGGTGCGGATGCAGAGTGGTCGCTCGGATGATCGCCGGATTGCGAGGGCAATCCTGGAAGAACTGGTGGCAGCGGGGGAGGACCGTTTGGAGGATCGAGAATCCTTGGCGATGGTTTATGAGCGAGACGGTGACTACCAGCGGGCCGGTGCTGAATGGGAGATGTTGGTAGAACGTTCACGCCCAATCGCTCGACACCTCGTTGGCTACATCGAACATTTACTGAATCAGGGCCACATGGATGACGTGCCGAAATGGCTGGGGCGACTTGAACAACAATCGCCCCACAGTTTTAGCTTATTGAAGTTGCGCGTCCGATATCTGCTGGCTCGAGGTGAATCCGAGAAAATGGATGTGATGATTGAGGATTATGTTCGTCGTGGATTTGCTTCAACAGACAAACCGGCGGTAGAACGAAGAATGTTGCGGCAAGTTGCGGAAATGCTCGAAGGATTCGAACAGATACATGCATCCGAGTTGCGATTTGCTCAGCTGTTCGAACGTTATCCTGAGGAACGCGAAGGTTTGGTGCTGTTTTGGGTGAGAAATCAACAGGCTCCGCGAGCGTTAGAGATGTGTTTACGAGCAGTCCAAGAACAACCTTCCCCGGGAAATGCCACGCTGCTCGCAAAAGTACTGGTTTACGGTGAGTATTCGGCTGATTTCTACCGTCGTTCTGATCAGCTGCTGACAAGTGTCCAAGCGGAATACCCAGACGATCCACCTTTGTTGTTTGCGTTGGCGAATCTGCGACTCAAACAGGGGCTTCAGCAGGATGCAATTGAGATTCTTCGCCACCTGACGCGAGTGACTCCGCAGCATGTCCTTGCTTGGAATAATCTCGCTTCGATTCTGGCGGATCAAAAAGGGCATCAACAGGAAGCCATGCAGTGCATTAATCAGGCGATCGCGGTAGCCGGCCGGCCGGTGCCAATTCTATTTGACACCAAAGCCGTGCTGCTGATCCAAGCCGGTGATCACGAGGCGGCGGCTAATTTATTGAAGCAAGCCATAAGTTTGTCGAACGATGCAGATTCCCGCTATCAATTGCATTTGGCGGTTGCTGGTCAACGACTCGGTGATCGGCGGATTGCACAGAACGCTTTGCGCTCGGCAATGGATGCTGGTGTTCGTAAGGCGTTCTTAACTGACTATGAGCTTGAATGGATGACGGAAGTAGAAGAATCGCTTGCAGAATAATTCAACGCGACTTAGTGTGAAATGATGGCACCATCGAACGACAAAAATGTGAAGCTGAACTTGTACGTATCGATGATGATTGCGCTGGCTGTGCTTGTGACGGTAACTTCCGGTGTCCTTGATGGACGCATGAGTCAGCAGTGGGGTGCGGACCAGGACTTCGAACAATCCGCGATTGCTCTTGCAGAGTTGCCAAAGCAATTTGGTCGATGGCACCTCGAAGGCAAACAGGGACTCGGTGACTCTGCAATGGAACTGTTGCAATGTCGCGCATTTATCCATCACAGTTATCGGAATGCGGATACGGGACAATTGGTGACGATTGCCGTTATGGTTGGCCCCGGTGCAAAGATGTCAATTCATGTTCCTGAGATTTGCTTCGAAGCAAAGAATTACAGTCTTGTTCAAGATCGTGAGCGGATACAAGTTGATGCTGGAAGTGCTGTGGAGAACCAACTGTGGACGGTGGTGTTTCAATTGAATGATGTGTCAGAACAGCGGATTAATGTCTATTACGGCTGGAAGGCCGCGGGCCAATGGGTGGCTCCGACAATGCCCCGCTGGTCTGTTGCCGGTAATCCTGTCTTATACAAACTGCAGTTGTCCGAGCGAATCACGACATCGATCGATGGTTCCGAAGGTGGTGCCTTGGAATTCTTGGAATCGTTCTTGCCCGTTCTGAATGAACGGCTTGAAGCTTCGAGAATTCCGTGAGTTGTTTGCAGTTCCAGTCTTTGGCTGTAAGCGGTCGAGAATGGTTAATTAAACTGAATTTGAAATGACTTTGATAGTTGTGCGTCTACAAAACCAACCAAGATTTGCGAGCTTCTGATAAATCGTGAGAAGGTTACAATCGACAACCGAAATTCGACACGTTGAAGGTCAAGATGATCTTCGTTCGCATGCGTTTATTTCAATTGTTGTTCCGGTGCGTAATGAACAGGCTCACATTCAGAAGACCTTGGAAATGTTGCTGGTTCAAGATTACCCCCGCGACTGTTTTGAAATCCTTGTGGTGGACGGACAATCCGACGATGCAACGGTAGACATTGTCAGCCGAATCTCGCGTGAATGTCTCAACGTTCGAGTCATTAGTAATCCGCGACAGTGGTCCAGCGCAGGGCGAAATTTGGGAGTCCAAAACGGTTGCGGAGATCTGATTCTGATTGTTGACGGCCATTGTTCCCTTAAGAGTCGCTCGCATCTTTCCGATTTAGCCGCCGCATTTGCGAATAGCGGTGCCGACATTATTGGCCGTCCTCAGCCGTTGCGAGTTCCGCTGGCGACTGCCTGGCAAAAAGCCGTGGCGGAAGCACGAGCATCCCGTCTAGGCCATCATCCAGATTCGTTCATTTACACAGAAACCGATCGCTTTGTCCCGGCGATCAGCGTAGGGGCTGCCTATCGTCGTGAGGTGTTCTCGAAGATTGGCTACTTTGATGAGTCTTTTGACGCGTGTGAAGACGTGGATTTTAATTACCGCGCGGACCAAGCTGGCTTGAGTTGTTTTTTCTCTACACGGGCCGTCGTGAATTATGTGCCGAGAAAATCGCTGGTGGCGTTGTACCGGCAACTGTCTCGGTATGGCCGAGGACGCATTCGTCTTTGGCGCAAACACCCAGAGACATTGAGTCTCAAGACACTCTTGCCGGGTGTGTTCGTCACCGGTTTGTTGAGCGGACCGCTGCTGTCCCTGATCAACGATCGCTTGTTGTGGGTGTATTGGACGGCCTTGCTTCTTTACTGCTCGACGTTGCTGACGATCTCAGCGTTGATTGCGATTCGGCGACGTAATTTCAATTTGATGGTGTGGTTGCCGGTGATCTTTCTGACCATACACATATCAGCGGGCTGGGGGATACTTCAGGAGACGTTGGTAAGTGGTTGGAGAAGTGGATGGTCGAGTTTCCAGGGGGTAAAGGTCAATCCGAATGTTCAGAAGACATCTGATCTAGGCTGATATGTCCGGTCAAGCTGCACAAACCGTTCGCGTTTGCTTTGTGATCGAGAATCTCCTCAGAGCTGGAACCGAACTGTGGATTCTACGTCTGATCGAACGACTTGACCGTCAGCGTGTTCAGCCACTGCTTTGTGTCGTCGATGGTGATTCGCCTGACTCCCGTCAGCTTGAGCCCACCGATTGCCCTGTCCTGCGATTAGGCTTGTCAAACCTCAAGACGGTTCGAACCGTTTCCGCAGCATCTCGTTTGTTTCGTTTTTTGCGGCACCACCAAGTCGATGTGGTTCAAGTACATCACGCTGATCCGTTCTACTTGGGAGTGCCCGTTGCTCGATTGGCAAATGTTTCCCGAGTTGTGCAAACCAAGTATGATGTTGGTTATTGGCTCAAGGGAGCCGATTTGTGGTTGCATCGAATGATGCGTCGTTGGGTTGATTTGACCATCGCCAATTGCGAAGCTTGTCGGCAAGCAGCAATTGAGCAAGAGTGGTCCTCGCCTCAGAAGATCGTAGTCCTGGACAATGGAATTGACTTAGCGGGATTGCGTCAAATTCCACCCATGGTGATGCGGGAACAAGCATCGCTTCGTATCGGTATATTGGCAAATCTTCGGCCCGTCAAAGATGTAGCCACCTTTCTGCGCGCGGCACGACATCTGCTTGATACACGTCGGAGTCTCTCATTTCACGTGATCGGCGATGGCGATCAGCGACCTGCGTTGGAACAATTGGCTCTTGATCTGGGGATTGACCGACAGGTTGTATTTCACGGTCATGTATCCAACCCTCAGCATTTGATCGGTCAAATGTCGATCGGCACGCTTTGCTCGTTGTCCGAAGGGTTGCCACATGCGTTGCTTGAATTCATGGCGGCAGGTCGTCC encodes:
- a CDS encoding exosortase-associated EpsI family protein, whose protein sequence is MMAPSNDKNVKLNLYVSMMIALAVLVTVTSGVLDGRMSQQWGADQDFEQSAIALAELPKQFGRWHLEGKQGLGDSAMELLQCRAFIHHSYRNADTGQLVTIAVMVGPGAKMSIHVPEICFEAKNYSLVQDRERIQVDAGSAVENQLWTVVFQLNDVSEQRINVYYGWKAAGQWVAPTMPRWSVAGNPVLYKLQLSERITTSIDGSEGGALEFLESFLPVLNERLEASRIP
- a CDS encoding glycosyltransferase — its product is MSGQAAQTVRVCFVIENLLRAGTELWILRLIERLDRQRVQPLLCVVDGDSPDSRQLEPTDCPVLRLGLSNLKTVRTVSAASRLFRFLRHHQVDVVQVHHADPFYLGVPVARLANVSRVVQTKYDVGYWLKGADLWLHRMMRRWVDLTIANCEACRQAAIEQEWSSPQKIVVLDNGIDLAGLRQIPPMVMREQASLRIGILANLRPVKDVATFLRAARHLLDTRRSLSFHVIGDGDQRPALEQLALDLGIDRQVVFHGHVSNPQHLIGQMSIGTLCSLSEGLPHALLEFMAAGRPVVASRVGGNAEIIEDGRTGRLVPPQDPRALSDAWGDMIDHPTETFQMGVAARESVVDRFSLIAMTHRFELFYQKFGRSHSINKRVQEETLV
- a CDS encoding glycosyltransferase family 2 protein — protein: MRRLQSTTEIRHVEGQDDLRSHAFISIVVPVRNEQAHIQKTLEMLLVQDYPRDCFEILVVDGQSDDATVDIVSRISRECLNVRVISNPRQWSSAGRNLGVQNGCGDLILIVDGHCSLKSRSHLSDLAAAFANSGADIIGRPQPLRVPLATAWQKAVAEARASRLGHHPDSFIYTETDRFVPAISVGAAYRREVFSKIGYFDESFDACEDVDFNYRADQAGLSCFFSTRAVVNYVPRKSLVALYRQLSRYGRGRIRLWRKHPETLSLKTLLPGVFVTGLLSGPLLSLINDRLLWVYWTALLLYCSTLLTISALIAIRRRNFNLMVWLPVIFLTIHISAGWGILQETLVSGWRSGWSSFQGVKVNPNVQKTSDLG